A portion of the Catalinimonas alkaloidigena genome contains these proteins:
- a CDS encoding sulfatase — translation MQPLYPSLPSRFPLPLFFLLLSVGWLSGCQSESGGAAAGETDSLQLAPLTSAGAPRNVIFILSDDHRYDFMSFMNNMVPWLETPNLDRIAREGAHLKNAFVSTALCSPSRASILTGQYAHVHTVVDNSAPVPDGLTFFPQYLQKANYQTGFFGKWHMGEDRNEPRPGFDRWVSFRGQGVYYNPTINVDGSEVQHGDSAYISEVLTDYALDFLKQRDKDKPFFVYLSHKAVHAEFDPAQQDHYKYHGNDIDYPASINYTKPGHIQDEEGVNYDDMPEWLKRQRYSWHGVDYAYHGQFNMDTILYRYCETLYSMDRSIGRVLDYLDQEGLAESTLVIYMGDNGFQFGEHGIIDKRTAYEASMRVPMLARCPDLIQPGTTVESVVQGVDVGPTILSAAGLSTPENMNGQSFLSVLQGDTAHWPNQMYYEYYWESAFPQTPTIFAVRTGRYKYIYNWGVWDPNELYDLQTDPDEVNNLIKSPQHQDIALGLKQDLWNWLETTDGMQIPLKVPPMKRLDHEYRGYY, via the coding sequence ATGCAACCTCTCTACCCCTCTCTTCCGTCCCGTTTCCCATTGCCGCTTTTCTTTCTGCTCTTATCCGTTGGCTGGCTGAGTGGCTGCCAATCGGAGTCGGGCGGCGCTGCGGCCGGTGAAACAGATTCGCTACAACTCGCTCCGCTGACCAGCGCCGGTGCGCCCCGCAACGTCATCTTCATCCTGAGCGACGACCATCGGTACGATTTCATGAGTTTCATGAACAACATGGTGCCGTGGCTGGAGACGCCGAACCTGGACCGCATCGCCCGCGAAGGCGCGCACCTGAAAAACGCGTTCGTGTCGACGGCGCTTTGCTCGCCGAGTCGCGCGTCGATCCTGACCGGGCAGTATGCGCACGTCCATACGGTGGTCGACAACTCCGCGCCCGTGCCGGACGGCCTCACGTTCTTTCCGCAGTATCTGCAAAAGGCCAACTACCAGACGGGCTTTTTCGGAAAGTGGCACATGGGCGAAGACCGGAACGAACCGCGGCCGGGTTTCGACCGGTGGGTGAGTTTCCGGGGCCAGGGCGTGTACTACAACCCGACCATCAACGTCGATGGCTCGGAAGTGCAGCACGGCGACAGCGCTTATATCTCGGAAGTTCTGACCGATTACGCCCTCGATTTCCTGAAACAGCGCGACAAGGACAAGCCGTTTTTCGTCTACCTGTCGCACAAAGCCGTTCATGCTGAGTTCGATCCGGCGCAACAGGATCACTACAAGTACCACGGCAACGACATCGACTATCCCGCCTCGATCAATTACACCAAGCCGGGCCACATTCAGGACGAAGAGGGGGTCAATTACGATGACATGCCCGAGTGGCTCAAGCGGCAGCGCTACAGCTGGCACGGCGTCGATTACGCCTACCACGGTCAGTTCAACATGGATACCATCCTCTACCGCTACTGCGAAACGCTCTACAGCATGGACCGCAGCATCGGGCGGGTGTTGGATTACCTGGATCAGGAGGGGCTGGCGGAATCGACCCTGGTCATTTACATGGGCGACAACGGCTTCCAGTTCGGCGAGCACGGCATCATCGACAAGCGTACGGCTTACGAAGCGTCCATGCGCGTACCGATGCTGGCGCGCTGTCCTGACCTGATCCAGCCCGGCACCACTGTCGAGTCGGTAGTTCAGGGGGTAGATGTCGGGCCGACGATCCTGTCTGCGGCGGGCCTGTCGACACCCGAGAACATGAACGGACAATCGTTTCTGTCGGTGCTGCAGGGCGACACAGCCCACTGGCCCAATCAGATGTACTACGAATATTACTGGGAGAGCGCTTTCCCGCAGACGCCGACCATCTTTGCCGTGCGGACGGGGCGGTACAAGTACATCTACAACTGGGGCGTGTGGGACCCGAACGAACTGTATGACCTGCAGACCGACCCGGACGAGGTGAACAACCTGATCAAAAGCCCGCAACACCAGGACATTGCCCTGGGGCTAAAGCAGGACTTGTGGAACTGGCTGGAGACTACCGACGGTATGCAAATCCCGCTGAAAGTTCCGCCGATGAAACGCCTCGATCACGAGTACCGCGGCTATTACTGA
- the chrA gene encoding chromate efflux transporter, translating into MGKTYLKTPRTLVPEMTTRRIRHYIFLRDVLILTATTFGGPQAHIALFIDMMVVRRRYLTEGELMELYALCQMLPGPTSTQTLTAIGFKIGGPRLAFLTLLVWILPASLFMTAAAVGISYLQVRSSSMEFTRFIHPIAVGFVSYAAYRIATRVIHTPVGFLLMAVAAVASYFVRSPWVFPGVLIVSGAITAIRYRNRHQREEKEPLRIEWANFVLFAGVFIGAAVLGAITRELPVRLFENFYRNGSLIFGGGQVLIPLMYTEFVEFKHYLSSEEFLSGFALVQALPGPVFSFCAYIGTLSMRDWGIWGELLGSLVAVTGIFLPGTFLIFFVIRFWTQLKRYRVVRASLDGIQAASAGLVVAAAVLLFDPIEGSLLNVGIIVVTFLLLFKTKLPAFAIIAAGLVAGFIF; encoded by the coding sequence ATGGGCAAAACGTACCTTAAAACGCCCCGTACCCTGGTGCCGGAGATGACGACCCGCCGTATCCGTCACTACATTTTCTTACGGGATGTTCTGATTCTGACCGCCACTACCTTCGGTGGCCCTCAGGCCCATATTGCCCTCTTTATCGACATGATGGTGGTCCGCCGTCGCTACCTGACCGAAGGGGAGCTGATGGAGTTGTATGCTCTCTGTCAGATGCTGCCCGGCCCTACGTCGACGCAAACCCTCACAGCCATTGGCTTCAAAATCGGCGGACCGCGGCTGGCCTTCCTGACGCTGCTGGTCTGGATTCTGCCCGCGTCGCTGTTCATGACGGCGGCGGCCGTGGGCATCTCTTACCTGCAGGTGCGCAGCTCGTCGATGGAATTCACGCGCTTTATTCACCCCATTGCGGTAGGGTTTGTTTCGTACGCGGCCTATCGCATCGCCACGCGGGTCATCCACACGCCCGTTGGTTTTCTGCTGATGGCCGTAGCGGCCGTGGCCTCCTACTTCGTGCGGTCGCCGTGGGTGTTTCCGGGCGTGCTGATCGTGAGTGGGGCCATTACGGCCATTCGCTACCGGAACCGCCACCAGCGGGAAGAGAAAGAGCCGCTGCGCATCGAATGGGCCAATTTTGTGTTGTTCGCGGGGGTGTTTATCGGGGCGGCAGTGCTGGGGGCTATCACGCGCGAATTGCCCGTTCGCCTGTTCGAGAATTTCTACCGCAACGGTAGCCTGATTTTCGGCGGGGGGCAGGTGCTGATCCCGCTGATGTATACCGAGTTTGTCGAGTTCAAGCACTACCTCTCGTCCGAGGAGTTTCTGTCGGGGTTTGCACTGGTGCAGGCCCTTCCGGGACCAGTCTTTTCGTTTTGTGCTTACATCGGCACGCTTTCCATGCGCGACTGGGGCATCTGGGGCGAACTGCTGGGCAGCCTCGTGGCCGTAACCGGGATTTTCCTGCCAGGCACGTTCCTGATCTTTTTTGTGATTCGGTTCTGGACGCAACTGAAACGTTACCGGGTGGTACGCGCGTCGCTCGACGGCATTCAGGCCGCATCGGCGGGGCTGGTCGTGGCGGCAGCGGTGTTGCTGTTCGACCCGATCGAGGGCAGTTTACTGAACGTCGGCATCATTGTCGTTACGTTTCTGCTGTTGTTCAAAACTAAGCTTCCCGCCTTCGCAATCATCGCGGCTGGGCTGGTCGCGGGGTTTATCTTCTGA
- a CDS encoding glycosyltransferase: MEERDQSQRTASVAPLVTVVCLCHNHAPFVKEALRSVWAQSYAAIELIVVDDGSRDESVRVIEKELRDEPYAHFLHWKEGIGNCRAFNKALALSTGNYVIDLAADDVLLPDRVEKQVAAFEALDPNWGIVFSDAVLIDERSRVTGYQYARDKQGNLKKPVPQGDVYQALLGPFFLLSPTVMYRRDILEELGGYDETLHYEDFDILIRTARRYLFYYLDEPTTMKRRVKHSLSSRFYHRRRNDLLESTLRICEKVYAMNHTPDEHAALAYTVRYHLRQAFYTENFALVEGYFALLERTGHVDPLSRRLRQLARWRLPVWPLYRQYLRLRKQL, from the coding sequence TTGGAAGAAAGAGATCAAAGCCAGCGAACTGCGTCCGTAGCGCCGCTCGTCACCGTCGTTTGCCTCTGCCACAACCACGCTCCCTTTGTCAAAGAGGCGCTGCGTTCGGTGTGGGCCCAGAGCTACGCCGCCATCGAACTGATTGTGGTCGACGACGGCAGCCGGGACGAGAGCGTGCGGGTGATCGAAAAAGAACTGCGCGACGAACCCTACGCTCATTTTCTGCACTGGAAAGAAGGCATCGGGAACTGCCGAGCCTTTAACAAAGCGTTGGCTCTTTCGACTGGCAACTATGTGATCGATCTGGCCGCCGACGATGTGCTGCTGCCCGACCGGGTAGAAAAACAGGTGGCGGCCTTCGAAGCGCTGGACCCGAACTGGGGCATTGTATTTTCGGACGCGGTCCTGATCGACGAACGCTCGCGGGTTACCGGCTACCAGTACGCCCGCGACAAACAGGGCAACCTGAAAAAACCGGTGCCGCAGGGCGATGTCTATCAGGCACTGCTGGGGCCGTTTTTCCTCCTCTCCCCGACCGTGATGTACCGCCGCGATATTTTGGAAGAGCTGGGTGGGTACGACGAAACGCTGCACTACGAAGATTTCGACATCCTGATCCGCACCGCGCGTCGCTATCTTTTCTATTACCTCGACGAGCCTACGACGATGAAGCGGCGTGTCAAACACTCGCTGTCGTCCCGTTTCTACCACCGCCGCCGTAACGATCTGCTGGAGTCGACGCTGCGGATTTGTGAGAAAGTGTACGCGATGAACCACACGCCCGACGAGCACGCCGCGCTGGCCTACACCGTCCGCTATCACCTCCGGCAAGCGTTTTACACCGAAAACTTCGCGTTGGTGGAAGGCTACTTTGCTTTGTTGGAACGCACCGGCCACGTCGATCCGCTCAGCCGCCGCCTGAGGCAACTGGCACGCTGGCGACTGCCCGTCTGGCCGCTCTACCGGCAGTACTTACGGCTGCGCAAACAGCTCTGA
- a CDS encoding sulfate/molybdate ABC transporter ATP-binding protein, giving the protein MRVTKALQGGDGHLTLDIALDLPPGSLTVLSGPSGAGKTSILRMWAGLLKPDAGTLRVNGDVWFDAAQRVNLPPQKRSVGLVFQEYALFPHLSVRENLAFAAGMETPLIDELLEVFQLTQLQARRPRRLSGGQQQRVALARALVRKPRLLLLDEPFAALDPELKDDVRQILRQLHQTWDLTTLLVSHDPLDAFWLADRAFQLQSGKCVEVPIPRTAYVVSTDAARQEMQVALEIQLRTLPLANDVPPPGTRLVWNGADSRQEKGSEDKPRDQPSRDDCEGGKLSFEQQQKRNDNDADVQ; this is encoded by the coding sequence ATGCGGGTCACGAAAGCGTTGCAGGGGGGCGATGGGCACCTCACGCTGGACATTGCACTGGACCTGCCGCCGGGGAGCCTGACGGTGCTGTCCGGGCCGTCGGGGGCGGGCAAAACCTCGATTCTGCGGATGTGGGCCGGGTTACTCAAGCCCGATGCGGGGACCCTCCGTGTCAACGGCGATGTGTGGTTCGACGCGGCACAACGGGTAAATCTACCGCCCCAGAAGCGGTCGGTCGGGCTGGTCTTTCAGGAATACGCCCTGTTTCCTCATCTGTCGGTTCGCGAAAACCTGGCGTTTGCCGCCGGCATGGAAACGCCCCTGATCGACGAACTGCTGGAGGTGTTTCAACTGACGCAGTTGCAGGCGCGTCGGCCGCGTCGGCTGAGCGGGGGACAACAGCAGCGCGTGGCCCTGGCGCGTGCGCTCGTGCGGAAACCGCGCCTCCTGTTGCTGGACGAACCCTTTGCGGCCCTCGATCCGGAACTGAAAGACGACGTGCGGCAGATCCTCCGCCAGTTGCACCAAACCTGGGACCTCACCACCTTGCTGGTCAGTCACGATCCGCTGGATGCCTTCTGGCTGGCTGACCGGGCGTTTCAATTGCAGAGCGGCAAATGCGTGGAAGTCCCCATTCCGCGTACGGCATACGTGGTCAGTACCGACGCGGCTCGGCAGGAAATGCAGGTCGCGCTGGAAATTCAGCTCAGAACGTTGCCGTTGGCGAACGACGTGCCTCCCCCCGGAACGCGGCTGGTCTGGAATGGAGCGGACTCCCGGCAAGAAAAAGGATCAGAAGATAAACCCCGCGACCAGCCCAGCCGCGATGATTGCGAAGGCGGGAAGCTTAGTTTTGAACAACAGCAGAAACGTAACGACAATGATGCCGACGTTCAGTAA
- a CDS encoding isopenicillin N synthase family dioxygenase, with product MQEPLLEEIPSLDLAHFTQGTPEQKQKFVQDLGRAYNEIGFVAIRNHGLSDELTRNLYDTVKKFFSLPEEVKEKYDVPGMAGQRGYVGKGKEHAKGRTVGDLKEFYHVGQEVEGDDPVKDQYPGNIWPDEIPEFEDYTVTAYKTLERTGKQMLRAIALYLGLDEDYFEDKVKNGNSILRAIHYFPIENPEAVPADAVRAAAHGDINLITLLMGASAEGLQVQRRDGKWIPITALPDQIVVNVGDMLDRLTNHKLKSTIHRVVNPPREKMKSSRYSIPFFMHPRSEMDLTCLNSCIDEEHPKQYADMTAGEFLDERLREIGLKK from the coding sequence ATGCAAGAACCATTGCTGGAAGAAATTCCGTCGCTTGATCTCGCACATTTCACGCAGGGCACGCCCGAGCAGAAGCAGAAATTTGTGCAGGACCTGGGCCGGGCCTATAACGAAATTGGCTTTGTGGCCATCCGCAATCACGGACTTTCCGATGAGTTGACGCGGAATTTATACGATACTGTCAAGAAGTTCTTCTCCCTTCCGGAAGAAGTAAAAGAAAAGTACGATGTGCCGGGCATGGCCGGGCAGCGCGGCTACGTCGGCAAAGGCAAAGAGCACGCGAAGGGCCGCACCGTGGGCGACCTGAAAGAGTTCTACCACGTAGGGCAGGAAGTAGAAGGCGACGATCCGGTCAAAGATCAATATCCGGGCAACATCTGGCCCGACGAAATTCCTGAATTTGAGGACTACACCGTTACGGCCTACAAAACGCTGGAGCGCACAGGCAAGCAGATGCTCCGCGCCATTGCGCTGTACCTTGGGCTGGACGAAGATTATTTTGAAGACAAAGTGAAGAACGGTAACAGCATTTTGCGGGCCATTCATTACTTTCCGATCGAAAACCCGGAGGCCGTTCCGGCCGATGCCGTGCGGGCTGCGGCCCACGGCGACATCAACCTGATTACGCTGCTGATGGGGGCGTCGGCCGAAGGGCTGCAGGTGCAACGCCGCGACGGCAAGTGGATTCCGATCACGGCGCTGCCCGATCAGATCGTGGTGAACGTGGGCGACATGTTGGATCGCCTGACGAATCACAAGCTGAAATCGACCATTCACCGGGTGGTGAATCCGCCCCGCGAAAAGATGAAATCGTCTCGTTACTCCATTCCGTTCTTTATGCATCCGCGCTCGGAAATGGACCTGACGTGCCTGAACTCGTGTATAGACGAGGAACACCCCAAACAGTACGCTGACATGACCGCCGGCGAATTTTTGGACGAACGGCTCCGAGAAATCGGCCTGAAAAAGTAA
- the modA gene encoding molybdate ABC transporter substrate-binding protein, whose amino-acid sequence MRLFRLFAPLVCAWSVCLSVGAQPLRIAVAASLGLPLQEIVDSFARERVEKPTLVVASSGVLTAQITNGAHFALFISADTLYPHTLWQQQRTDGPPQVLAYGQLALWCRYPLENQDINVLLPGNQIKKIAIAQPQLAPFGKEAVRWLRAQRLYDTVWPKMVYGENVGQVNRLIQAGAVDAAFTAASARASSIGQKGYWQTLPQEGGIAHSMVVLKGLTAAERQTTQALLAYFRTPTARTILEKWGYLAP is encoded by the coding sequence ATGAGGCTTTTTCGACTGTTTGCGCCGCTGGTGTGCGCCTGGTCGGTTTGCCTGTCGGTGGGGGCGCAACCCCTCCGGATTGCCGTCGCAGCCAGCCTGGGGTTGCCGCTTCAGGAAATTGTGGATTCGTTTGCGCGGGAGCGGGTCGAGAAACCCACCTTGGTGGTGGCGTCCTCTGGTGTGCTGACGGCCCAGATTACCAACGGGGCCCATTTTGCACTGTTCATCTCGGCTGATACGCTGTATCCGCATACGCTGTGGCAACAGCAGCGAACCGATGGACCACCGCAGGTACTGGCTTACGGGCAACTGGCGCTGTGGTGTCGCTATCCCCTGGAAAATCAGGATATAAACGTGCTGTTGCCCGGCAATCAGATCAAAAAAATCGCCATCGCCCAGCCGCAACTGGCCCCCTTCGGCAAGGAAGCCGTCCGCTGGCTGCGCGCCCAGCGCCTGTACGACACCGTGTGGCCTAAAATGGTCTATGGCGAAAACGTAGGGCAGGTCAACCGCCTGATCCAGGCCGGGGCCGTCGATGCCGCCTTTACCGCCGCCTCGGCCCGCGCTTCTTCCATCGGGCAGAAAGGCTACTGGCAGACGTTGCCACAAGAGGGAGGCATTGCGCACAGCATGGTGGTGCTGAAGGGATTAACGGCCGCCGAACGGCAGACGACACAAGCGCTGCTGGCCTATTTCCGGACGCCGACCGCCCGCACAATTCTGGAGAAATGGGGCTATCTTGCCCCTTGA
- the modB gene encoding molybdate ABC transporter permease subunit, whose product MTFSWEPLWLSFKLALVTTLVLLLIGLPLVYLLHFRRGRGQVIGQALISLPLVLPPTVLGYYLLVLMSPENGLGRWLDDWFGWRLVFSFPGLVIGSVIYSLPFMINPILSALEGVSTVYEEVAYTLGKSRLTTFVRVLLPMVRASVVVGAVMTFAHTIGEFGVILMIGGSIPGETRVASIAIYNEVEMLQYDAADRYALVLLLFSFVVLLGVYTYQNRRTARVI is encoded by the coding sequence ATGACTTTTTCGTGGGAGCCACTCTGGCTGAGCTTCAAACTGGCCCTCGTGACGACCCTGGTGCTGCTCCTGATCGGCTTGCCGCTGGTCTATCTCTTGCACTTCCGCCGGGGGCGGGGGCAGGTGATCGGTCAGGCGCTGATCAGCCTGCCGCTGGTGCTGCCTCCCACGGTGCTGGGCTACTACCTGCTGGTGCTGATGAGTCCGGAAAATGGGCTGGGGCGCTGGCTGGACGACTGGTTCGGCTGGCGGCTGGTGTTCAGCTTTCCAGGGTTGGTGATCGGCTCGGTGATTTACAGCCTGCCGTTCATGATCAATCCCATCCTTTCGGCCCTCGAAGGCGTATCGACGGTTTACGAAGAGGTAGCCTATACGCTCGGGAAATCGCGATTAACGACTTTCGTACGCGTGTTGCTGCCGATGGTGCGCGCCTCGGTGGTGGTGGGTGCCGTCATGACGTTCGCACACACCATCGGCGAATTCGGGGTGATCTTGATGATCGGGGGGAGCATCCCCGGCGAGACGCGTGTCGCGTCCATCGCCATTTACAACGAAGTGGAGATGTTGCAGTATGATGCGGCCGACCGCTACGCCCTGGTGTTGCTGCTGTTCTCATTCGTCGTATTGCTGGGCGTTTACACGTACCAAAATCGCCGGACGGCGCGGGTGATCTGA
- a CDS encoding fasciclin domain-containing protein: protein MIKKTISALLLTGIVAASTIPARAQVVASSMPYVKENMPIKEMVMEPTKSITVNVVVNEHLNYFREALMITDLGKTLNNQDGPFTVFAPIDEAFDMIPERYLNVMMEDRNEILTDLLRYHIVPGQIDVAQLKDGQHLKTLQGKKLRVSRKGDQVYINGAPILTSNIASRNGVIHTIGNIAMIP from the coding sequence ATGATTAAGAAAACCATCTCCGCCCTGTTGCTGACAGGTATAGTCGCTGCTTCCACCATTCCGGCCCGTGCACAAGTTGTTGCCAGCAGCATGCCATACGTCAAAGAAAATATGCCGATCAAAGAAATGGTGATGGAGCCCACCAAGTCCATTACCGTTAATGTAGTCGTCAACGAACATCTGAATTATTTCCGCGAAGCGCTGATGATCACCGACCTGGGCAAAACCCTGAACAACCAGGATGGACCCTTTACGGTCTTTGCGCCCATCGACGAAGCGTTCGACATGATTCCGGAGCGTTACCTCAACGTAATGATGGAAGACCGGAACGAAATCCTGACGGACCTGTTGCGTTACCACATTGTGCCCGGACAGATCGACGTCGCCCAACTGAAAGACGGGCAACACCTCAAAACGTTGCAGGGCAAAAAGCTGCGCGTCAGCCGCAAAGGCGATCAGGTGTACATCAACGGTGCGCCGATCCTGACCAGCAACATTGCTTCGCGCAACGGCGTGATCCACACCATCGGCAACATTGCCATGATTCCGTAA
- a CDS encoding exonuclease SbcCD subunit D, with protein sequence MKILHTADWHLGKKLNEYSRLEEQRAVLDEICQLAEREAVDAVLIAGDLYDNFKPSNEASELFYATIHRLSAGGKRAVVAIAGNHDSADGIQAPDPLARACGIVLAGRPTTTVTCSERDGCVSVVRSAPGFVELKLPHFDYPLRLLLTPYANEALMRRFLGTEDQESELRTLLQDTWQQLADAYCDAHGVNMMVAHLYFMQKDGPAPEEPDDEKPILHLGGAQAIYTENLPPQLQYVALGHLHRYQTVAEQPCPVVYSSSPLAYSFSEANQPKFVVLIDAEPGRPVQTQSIRLQAGRKLLRKRFESPEAALAWLPENPDTFLELTLVSDTYLDAPTKKALYDSHDGIVSLIPELRTQTAEGEEEPTQKVDLSKDLKALFCDYFQARKGQQPNEDLLALFDEVIDVDED encoded by the coding sequence ATGAAAATCCTCCACACCGCCGACTGGCACCTGGGAAAAAAGCTGAACGAGTACAGCCGCCTGGAAGAGCAGCGGGCGGTGCTGGACGAAATCTGCCAGCTTGCCGAGCGCGAGGCGGTCGACGCCGTGCTGATTGCCGGCGATCTGTACGACAACTTCAAGCCTTCGAACGAGGCCAGCGAACTCTTCTATGCCACCATCCATCGGCTGTCGGCGGGGGGGAAGCGCGCGGTCGTCGCCATTGCAGGCAACCACGATTCGGCTGATGGCATTCAGGCGCCCGATCCGCTGGCCCGGGCCTGTGGCATTGTGCTGGCCGGTCGCCCCACCACCACGGTGACGTGCTCGGAGCGGGACGGGTGCGTGTCGGTGGTGCGTTCTGCCCCCGGCTTTGTCGAGCTGAAATTGCCGCATTTCGACTATCCGTTGCGCCTGTTGCTGACGCCCTACGCCAACGAAGCGCTGATGCGGCGTTTTCTGGGAACGGAAGATCAGGAAAGCGAATTGCGTACCCTATTGCAAGACACCTGGCAACAGCTGGCCGATGCCTATTGCGACGCACACGGGGTCAACATGATGGTCGCGCACCTGTATTTTATGCAGAAAGACGGCCCCGCCCCCGAAGAACCCGACGACGAAAAGCCCATTTTGCATTTGGGAGGGGCCCAGGCCATCTACACCGAAAACCTGCCGCCGCAGTTGCAATACGTGGCGCTGGGGCATTTGCATCGCTACCAGACCGTCGCCGAACAGCCCTGCCCGGTGGTGTACAGCAGCAGCCCGCTGGCCTACAGTTTCAGCGAAGCCAATCAACCCAAATTTGTGGTGCTGATCGACGCTGAGCCTGGTCGGCCGGTGCAAACCCAGTCGATTCGGTTGCAGGCAGGCCGAAAGTTGCTGCGGAAGCGGTTCGAGTCGCCGGAAGCGGCGCTGGCGTGGCTGCCCGAAAACCCCGACACCTTTCTGGAACTGACGCTGGTTAGCGATACTTACCTGGATGCCCCGACCAAAAAAGCGCTCTACGATTCGCACGACGGCATCGTCAGCCTGATTCCCGAGCTGCGGACACAAACGGCCGAAGGCGAAGAAGAGCCCACGCAAAAAGTCGATTTGTCGAAGGATCTGAAAGCGCTGTTCTGCGACTATTTTCAGGCCCGGAAAGGCCAGCAGCCGAACGAAGATCTGCTGGCGCTATTCGACGAAGTAATCGACGTAGATGAAGACTGA
- a CDS encoding alkaline phosphatase D family protein encodes MLTRSARFCCFWLLCLAPLSLRAQASLLQSGPMVGYSEMREVALWVQTTTAADVRFEYFDQAEPKTRYRTPTQRTEPQVAYAATLIADRVLPGKTYTYELFINNRKVTRPYPLTFQSQPLWQWRTDPPDFTFATGSCAYINEPAFDRPGTPYGSDYEIFQAMYETHPAFMLWLGDNTYLREPDWNTRTGVLHRYTHTRSLPEMQPFLGSVHQYAIWDDHDYGPNDADRSFAYKDLTSEVFRAFWPNPNYDVINEGGITGTFEWGDVQFFLLDDRYFRTPNDRYVGERHMLGKAQIDWLIDALVGSRAPFKFIAVGGQVLNPAPMFETMAIYPEEREELLRRLREVNVPGVIFLTGDRHHTEMSKLERPGTYPLYDLTTSSLTAGVAPPAKDENNYLRDPESLLVEHNFALLSVTGPRTDRMLTIRILDKEGKERWKKEIKASELRP; translated from the coding sequence ATGCTTACACGATCTGCTCGCTTCTGTTGTTTTTGGCTGCTCTGCCTCGCCCCCCTTTCCCTGCGGGCTCAGGCTTCTTTGCTTCAATCCGGCCCGATGGTCGGCTACTCCGAAATGCGCGAAGTGGCCCTGTGGGTACAGACCACCACGGCTGCCGACGTCCGCTTCGAGTACTTCGATCAGGCGGAGCCGAAAACCCGCTACCGCACGCCGACCCAACGCACAGAACCGCAAGTGGCCTACGCCGCCACGCTGATTGCCGACCGGGTGCTGCCCGGCAAAACCTATACGTACGAACTGTTCATCAACAACCGGAAGGTGACGCGCCCCTATCCATTGACGTTTCAGTCACAGCCGTTGTGGCAGTGGCGTACCGATCCGCCCGATTTCACGTTTGCGACCGGCAGTTGTGCGTACATCAACGAACCCGCCTTTGACCGCCCCGGCACGCCCTACGGAAGCGACTACGAGATTTTCCAGGCGATGTACGAGACCCACCCGGCGTTTATGCTCTGGCTGGGCGACAACACCTACCTGCGCGAACCCGACTGGAACACACGCACGGGCGTACTGCACCGCTACACACACACCCGTTCGTTGCCCGAGATGCAGCCGTTCCTGGGTTCGGTCCACCAGTACGCCATCTGGGACGACCACGATTACGGCCCCAACGACGCTGACCGCAGCTTTGCCTACAAAGACCTGACGAGCGAGGTATTCCGTGCCTTCTGGCCCAACCCGAACTACGACGTCATCAACGAAGGCGGCATTACGGGCACGTTCGAGTGGGGCGATGTTCAGTTCTTTCTGCTGGACGACCGCTACTTCCGCACGCCGAACGACCGTTACGTGGGCGAACGTCACATGCTGGGCAAGGCGCAGATCGACTGGCTCATCGACGCGCTGGTGGGGAGCCGCGCCCCGTTTAAATTCATTGCCGTGGGGGGCCAGGTGCTGAACCCCGCGCCCATGTTCGAGACGATGGCGATTTATCCGGAAGAGCGCGAGGAACTGTTGCGCCGCCTCCGGGAGGTAAACGTACCCGGCGTGATTTTCCTGACCGGCGACCGCCACCATACGGAAATGAGCAAGCTGGAACGTCCCGGCACGTATCCACTCTACGACCTGACCACCTCGTCGCTGACCGCCGGCGTGGCCCCGCCTGCCAAGGATGAAAACAACTACCTGCGCGACCCCGAAAGCCTGCTGGTGGAACACAACTTCGCGCTGCTGTCCGTCACCGGGCCGCGCACCGACCGGATGCTGACCATCCGCATCCTCGACAAAGAAGGAAAGGAACGTTGGAAGAAAGAGATCAAAGCCAGCGAACTGCGTCCGTAG